One genomic segment of Oikeobacillus pervagus includes these proteins:
- a CDS encoding recombinase family protein — MSENRSVHFIPPRPIRRERRVGIYCRVSSNSTEQLNSLTNQVSALTRLIAATQNWLLVDTYIDIASGKKGSKRAEYTRMLEDCQAKNIEIVITKNISRFGRDTVEVLESLNKLREHGVRVIFEQEGLDTADTDSELMISIIESIAQAENESRSENIKWGYRRHAAQGTSKLYNRKCYGYENDEDGELIIKKNEAKNVRLIFSLYLQGHSIIGIKRELEKREIKTPTGKEKWSKRTIDVMLSNEKYIGVVRLLHSNEYEEHFVSENNHPAIISKEQFEAVQEEKIKRSNVVKGEDGSKRKGSKYSSKNSKDKQLVGNIQNGI, encoded by the coding sequence ATGTCTGAGAACCGAAGTGTACATTTCATTCCACCAAGACCTATTAGACGTGAAAGACGAGTAGGGATATATTGCAGGGTAAGTTCAAACAGCACGGAACAATTAAATAGTTTAACAAATCAAGTATCTGCACTTACACGATTAATTGCCGCTACACAAAATTGGTTACTTGTTGATACATACATAGATATTGCTTCAGGGAAAAAAGGATCAAAACGTGCAGAATATACGCGTATGTTAGAAGATTGTCAGGCGAAAAATATTGAAATTGTCATCACGAAAAATATTAGCCGATTTGGTCGTGACACAGTTGAAGTACTAGAGTCACTTAATAAGTTGCGAGAGCATGGAGTTCGTGTGATTTTTGAACAAGAGGGACTTGATACGGCTGATACAGATAGTGAATTGATGATTTCGATTATCGAATCGATTGCACAAGCAGAAAACGAATCTCGTAGTGAAAATATTAAATGGGGTTATAGACGTCATGCAGCACAGGGAACATCAAAATTATACAATCGAAAATGCTATGGCTATGAAAATGATGAAGATGGAGAACTAATCATTAAGAAAAACGAAGCTAAAAATGTTCGGTTGATTTTCTCTTTGTATTTGCAAGGACACAGTATTATAGGCATAAAAAGAGAACTAGAAAAAAGAGAGATAAAAACACCAACAGGAAAAGAGAAGTGGAGTAAACGAACGATTGACGTTATGCTGAGTAACGAGAAATATATCGGGGTCGTAAGGTTGCTTCATTCTAATGAGTATGAAGAACATTTTGTATCTGAAAATAACCATCCAGCGATCATTTCAAAAGAGCAGTTTGAAGCGGTGCAAGAAGAAAAGATAAAGAGAAGTAATGTTGTAAAAGGTGAAGATGGCAGTAAGAGGAAAGGTAGTAAATACAGTAGCAAAAATAGTAAAGATAAGCAACTGGTTGGGAATATACAAAACGGAATTTAA
- the rlmD gene encoding 23S rRNA (uracil(1939)-C(5))-methyltransferase RlmD, which produces MKQKQINIKEKQTFPLSIKRLGINGEGVGYFKRQVVFVPGALPGEEVVVEATNVKPKFAEGKINKIRKASPFRTQPPCPIYKQCGGCQLQHLRYDQQLVEKRDILIQALQRHTKLQVEKLDIRPTIGMDNPWNYRNKSQFQLGEQKGKVIAGLYGLNSHQLIDIPDCLVQHPATNEVTKVVKQILMDFNIPIYNERNQKGLVRTIMTRVGTKTGQVQVVLITKKKELPKKELIVQEIQKRLPEVQSIMQNINPKKTSLIFGEETIHLAGKKVIDEQLQDFTYELSARAFFQLNPEQTVKLYNEVKKAAALTGQEKIVDAYCGVGTIGLWLADQTAEIRGMDVIPESIQDARENAKKFGVTHATYEVGTAEQWLPKWSKQGFKPDIVIVDPPRTGCDERLLQTIKKTKPKRIIYVSCNPSTLAKDIQTISDLYKIEYMQPVDMFPHTAHVELVALMSRVDE; this is translated from the coding sequence CCTTTATCGATCAAACGTCTAGGAATTAACGGGGAAGGGGTCGGCTATTTCAAACGACAAGTCGTATTCGTACCAGGAGCACTTCCAGGAGAAGAGGTTGTCGTTGAAGCAACGAATGTTAAACCAAAATTTGCAGAGGGGAAAATTAATAAAATCCGGAAAGCTTCACCATTCCGGACCCAACCACCATGCCCAATTTACAAACAATGCGGAGGTTGCCAACTTCAACATTTACGATATGACCAACAGCTTGTTGAAAAAAGGGATATACTGATCCAGGCATTACAACGGCATACGAAACTTCAAGTGGAAAAACTAGATATTCGTCCAACGATTGGAATGGACAACCCTTGGAATTATCGGAACAAAAGCCAATTTCAATTAGGAGAGCAAAAGGGAAAAGTGATCGCGGGTCTTTACGGACTAAACTCCCATCAGCTCATTGATATCCCAGATTGCCTCGTTCAGCATCCGGCCACAAATGAAGTGACAAAAGTGGTCAAGCAGATTTTGATGGATTTCAACATACCGATCTACAATGAACGCAATCAAAAAGGACTCGTCCGTACAATCATGACCCGAGTTGGAACAAAAACAGGCCAAGTCCAAGTGGTACTCATTACAAAGAAAAAAGAATTGCCTAAAAAGGAGTTAATTGTTCAAGAAATTCAAAAACGATTACCCGAAGTACAGTCGATCATGCAAAATATCAATCCAAAGAAAACATCCCTTATCTTTGGCGAAGAAACGATTCATCTCGCTGGAAAAAAAGTCATCGATGAGCAATTACAAGATTTTACATATGAATTATCAGCCCGCGCTTTTTTTCAATTAAATCCAGAGCAAACCGTTAAGTTATATAATGAAGTAAAAAAAGCCGCAGCCTTAACCGGACAGGAAAAAATAGTCGATGCCTATTGCGGAGTCGGAACGATCGGATTATGGCTAGCTGACCAAACAGCCGAAATCCGTGGCATGGACGTCATCCCAGAATCCATCCAAGACGCCCGCGAAAATGCCAAAAAATTCGGAGTCACCCACGCCACATACGAAGTTGGAACCGCCGAACAATGGCTGCCAAAATGGAGCAAACAAGGATTCAAACCAGATATCGTCATCGTCGATCCCCCAAGAACCGGATGCGACGAACGCCTGCTCCAAACAATAAAAAAAACCAAACCAAAACGCATTATTTACGTATCATGCAACCCATCCACCCTGGCCAAAGACATACAAACGATCAGTGACCTATACAAAATCGAATATATGCAGCCAGTGGATATGTTCCCGCATACGGCACATGTCGAGTTGGTAGCATTGATGTCTAGGGTGGATGAATAA
- a CDS encoding alpha/beta fold hydrolase: MEKNIKLMDESELKVGLVGNPNSPTIMLPVAKESVYGQEAENLKLWGVDPESGKHFIEGLVDKFQILYFDYEGHRLKHPNPENLTPENLVKDLLIIADEMNVKKFSYYGYSWLALVGLQLAIRTDRLESLIMGGFPPIDGPYKEMMVVTNKTYEQALYNQNSPVIKEHDHINPEKVDWDNIQVKIDTNQTKQFVTMYKNLMEFDDREIQHKLVIPRLAFAGEKDTIVYGENFGSVTVDIIGILQKNKQELEHLGWDIEIIKGNDMDHTKAMQPVTVLSLIKHWLIKSLNITR; encoded by the coding sequence ATGGAGAAGAACATAAAACTTATGGATGAATCTGAATTAAAGGTTGGTTTAGTTGGAAATCCCAACTCTCCAACAATCATGCTTCCAGTTGCTAAAGAATCTGTATATGGACAAGAAGCCGAAAACTTAAAGTTGTGGGGAGTAGACCCCGAATCAGGAAAACATTTTATTGAGGGGCTCGTGGACAAGTTTCAGATTCTATATTTCGACTACGAAGGACACCGTTTGAAACACCCGAACCCTGAGAATCTCACACCCGAAAATTTAGTAAAGGATTTGTTAATAATCGCCGATGAAATGAACGTTAAAAAGTTTAGCTATTACGGATATTCTTGGTTAGCTTTAGTTGGATTACAATTAGCCATTCGGACGGATAGATTAGAAAGCTTAATCATGGGTGGTTTTCCACCAATAGATGGTCCATATAAAGAAATGATGGTGGTAACAAATAAAACATACGAGCAAGCTTTGTATAATCAGAATTCTCCTGTTATTAAGGAACATGATCATATTAATCCAGAAAAGGTTGATTGGGATAACATACAGGTAAAGATTGACACGAATCAAACTAAACAATTCGTTACAATGTACAAAAATTTAATGGAATTTGATGATCGTGAAATCCAGCATAAATTAGTCATTCCAAGATTGGCGTTTGCCGGGGAAAAAGACACTATTGTTTATGGAGAAAACTTTGGCAGTGTAACAGTAGATATTATTGGTATACTTCAAAAAAATAAACAAGAGTTAGAACACCTTGGATGGGATATAGAAATCATAAAAGGAAATGATATGGATCACACCAAAGCTATGCAACCTGTAACGGTGCTGTCATTGATAAAGCACTGGTTGATTAAAAGTTTGAATATAACTCGTTAA